CCGACAGGAACTTGCCCCCCACCAGCCGCTCCTGCACGATCAGACGGGCCGTGTCCTCGCTGACCCCTGCAACGGCGCAGAGCGGGACACGGACAACTTGCGCCGTTTCGGCGCGGTAGTTCACCCCACTGCGGTTGATACACACCGGCGCCAGGCGGACCCCCCGGCGGCGGGCCTCGCCCGCAATCGTGCTGGCGGGCCACATCCCAGACGCTTCCGTCAAGAAAGCGGCGAAATACGCCGCTGGATAATGGCGGCGCAGGTACGCGCTCGCGTAGCTGTGGGCGGCGAACGCGTGGGCATGGCTTTCTGCGAACCCATAGCCCCGGAAGGCGGCGCAGGTCTCGAAAACCGCTTCCGCTTCCCACGGGAAGGCGCCGGTGGTGGCCGCCGCACCGTCCACGAACGCCTGGCGCAGCTGGGCCTTTTCAGCCTCGTTCTCCACCTTACTCAGCCTGGACCGGAAGCGGTCAGCCTCTGGCCAGGTCATCCCGGCGTAGTGCACCGCGATCCGGAGGATTTGCTCTTGAAACAAGAGCGTCCCGTGCGTGGGCGCCAGGATCGTGGCTAGGGGTTCGGGCAACTCCGGAATGGGCTCCTCGCCTCTAGCCCGCCGGACATACGGATGCACGGTGCCGCTCTGGATCGGTCCAGGGCGAATCAGCGCGATCTGGTGGGCCAGCTGGGTCATGTCCTTCGGTTGCAGCCGGGCGGTCATCTGCACCTGGGCCGGGCTTTCGATTTGAAACAGCGCCATCGTGTCCCCAGTCCCGATCTCGCGCCACACGGCCGGGTCGTCGGGCAGTTCGCCATACGGCAGCCACTGCCCGGTCAGGCGCAGGACTTCCTCACGCGCGCGTTCCAGTGCGCCCAGCATCCTTAACCCCAGGAGGTCGAGCTTGATCAATCCCAACCGCTCCACATCGTCTTTATCGAAGGTCAGCATGCGGATGCCGCCGGAGCTGCGGGTCAGGGGGCTGTAGGCGGTCAGGGCCTCACGGCTGAGCACCACCCCGCCGCTGTGCGGGGCCAGGTGCCGGACAAAACGGGGCTCGATCCGCTCCAGCAGGTTCAGCAAAGCCTCTTTGACGGGGGCCTCCCCCAGGACCTCAGTGAACATTGATTCGGCTTCCCTCGCCCGGTGGGGGCGGTGGTGGCGGTAGTCCCGCCCCAGGGCCCGGCTCAGCCGGTCGCGCAGCTCCGGGGGCAGACCCAGCGCGCGGCCCAGGTCCTGCACGGCGCTCGGCAGCCGGTAGGTAATGCGGTTGGCCACCATCGCCTCCCCGGCGCCGGCCAGGCCCCAGCGCTCTTCCACCCAGCGCAGCACCTGATCGCGGCGGGAACTGGCGATGTCAATGTCCACATCGGGCATGGAGGTGCGACCGGTGTGCAGGAAGCGTTCAAACAGCAGGTTGTGCCGCAGGGGGTCCGAGAGGGTGATCCCCAGCAGGAAGCACAACACGCTGCCCGCCGCGCTCCCCCGACCGGCCGCCAGGATGCCGTGGGCCCGGCAGTAGTCGGTCACCTCGCTGGCCGTGAGGAAAAAGCCTGCCAGGTCGAGTTCCGCCACGGTGGCGAGTTCGGCGCGCAGGCGCTCGGTGGCCACGCGGCGCTGATCTTCTGGATACCGGTCGGGCAGCGCGCCGTATACCCGGGCCTCCAGCACCCGCTGCGCGGTCTGGCCCGGCGGCAGGGTGGGCTCGGGGCTGTGCAGGCGTTCGGGGGGCAGGTGCAGGGCGCATTGCCCCGCCAGGGTCTGCGCGTTGAGCAAGGCATCCGGGAAGGGGAGAAGCCCCGCCCAGCCCTCGGGCGTGCCCACCTGCCGCGCGTCGTTGCGGGGCCGCTCGGGGTGGGGGGTCTGGACATCGATCCCCAACCGGGCGCAGGTCAGGGCGTCCAGCAGCGGGTAGTCGGCGGCCTCAGCCATACAGACCTCTGGCGCCGCCACCACCGGCAGTTCGAGGTCGCGCGCCAGGCCGCGCAGCAGACTGAGCCGCCGGCGTTCCTGCGGCGCCTGGCCATGCGCCAGTTGCACGTACAGCGCAAACGGGAAAATCCCCCGCAGCAGGCGCAGATACATGGCCGCGCGGGCCAGGTCGCGGGCCTCGCCCAGCACAGTCGGAAAGCCGTTGCGGCCCCCGGTCAGGCAGATCAGGTGGTCCTGGGCCTGACCGCCCACCTCGCGCAGCGCGTCCAGCGGCAGGCCCTCCGGGTGCTGGAGATTGACCATCGTGATCAGCTCGCACAGCGTGGTGTAGCCCTCCCGACTGCGGGCCAGCAGCACCAGCGGGAAGACTTGGGTGGGGGCACTCGCCCGGGGTGGACTGGGGAACTGCAACGGCAGCGTCACGCCGATGATGGCCTGCAGCCCCTGGGCCTGGGCCTCGTCGCACAGTTCGACCGCCCCGGCCACGCTGCACCAGTCGGCCAGGCCCACAGCAGAGAAGCCAGCGCGCGCAGCGGCCTGCACCAGCCGGCGGGGGCTGACGGTGGAACGGCCCTCACTGAAAAAGGATTGGCAAGCCAGGAGTGCATTCAGCGTCCTGGGCGTGGTCATATGAGACCGTGACCCGGGAAAAGCTGCTCACCGAGTTGAAACGTGCCTTCGGGGTGCATCGGGACGCCGTGACCTGGGCCGTGCAGGACCGGCAGCCCGTCGCGGTGGTGGGCCTGCTGCACTTCCGGGGTGAAGGAAGTCAGGTGCAGGTCTGGACCGGCCGCGCCTGGGTCGCGGTGCGCCATCTCGGGGAGCTGAGTCAGGTGCTCGCGGACGCCAGCGCCCTGCAGCACGCCCCGACGCTGGACCCCGCCTGACGCGGCAGGCGGCTCAGGCACCGGGCACCCACCGGAGGTCCGTCCCCGTCAGCGTGAAGCCGTGGCGGGTGTAGAACGCACGCAGCCTCGGGGCGTCGCCGGGCCGCTCCGGGGTGAAGGTGCCGGTCACCCCCCGCAGCCCCCGGCGCCGGGCTTCCTGCTGGATCTCCCGCAGCAGCAGGCTGCCCAGCCCCAGGCCCCGCAGCGCCACCGTCTCGCGTCGCCCCAGGCGGCCCCAGAACGGATGCGCATACGGCACCAGGGCCGTGGCCTTGACGTGCAGATCATTGAGCCGCAGCAGGTCACCGTGAACCGCCGTGTACGCGTGGGCCAGGTGCAGTCCGCCACCCTGGGGGTAGAGCCGCCAGAGGGTGCCCAGCTCGTCGCGGGACCACTGCAGGTCGCCCTGCAGCCCGCCTGGCAGCGCCACGGTCCGAATGCTCGTGTACATCAGTCCACCATCCTCGCCAGCCACCAGCGGCCAGCCTCACCGTCCTCGCGGTGCAGCTCGGCGGTCAGCGCCCCCGCCTGCACCAGGTAACAGGTGCGCCCGGGCTCGCCCAGCCACCAGCGACCGCCGTACCGCCACTCGTCGCTTACTGCTTGCACGGGGTACGCCTGGCCGGCCCAGATCAGCCGGCGGGGCGCACCGTCCTGGGTATCCACCTGCACCTCCTGCTGCACGGCCTTCATGCGTCGTGCCCTTCAAAGAAGGCCAGCACCCGCTGCACGGCGCGTTCATGCCGCGCCGCCTTGCTGGGCACTGCGAGGGGGCGGGGGGTCATCCGGCCTGGGCGCACCTGCCCGGTCACCCAGTCCACCCAGGCGTACTGGGCGTCAGTGGCGTAGGCATACGGGTCCAGCCATTCGACACGGACCAGCGC
This DNA window, taken from Deinococcus aquaedulcis, encodes the following:
- a CDS encoding GNAT family N-acetyltransferase yields the protein MYTSIRTVALPGGLQGDLQWSRDELGTLWRLYPQGGGLHLAHAYTAVHGDLLRLNDLHVKATALVPYAHPFWGRLGRRETVALRGLGLGSLLLREIQQEARRRGLRGVTGTFTPERPGDAPRLRAFYTRHGFTLTGTDLRWVPGA
- a CDS encoding DUF6504 family protein; translation: MKAVQQEVQVDTQDGAPRRLIWAGQAYPVQAVSDEWRYGGRWWLGEPGRTCYLVQAGALTAELHREDGEAGRWWLARMVD
- the dnaE gene encoding DNA polymerase III subunit alpha, whose product is MTTPRTLNALLACQSFFSEGRSTVSPRRLVQAAARAGFSAVGLADWCSVAGAVELCDEAQAQGLQAIIGVTLPLQFPSPPRASAPTQVFPLVLLARSREGYTTLCELITMVNLQHPEGLPLDALREVGGQAQDHLICLTGGRNGFPTVLGEARDLARAAMYLRLLRGIFPFALYVQLAHGQAPQERRRLSLLRGLARDLELPVVAAPEVCMAEAADYPLLDALTCARLGIDVQTPHPERPRNDARQVGTPEGWAGLLPFPDALLNAQTLAGQCALHLPPERLHSPEPTLPPGQTAQRVLEARVYGALPDRYPEDQRRVATERLRAELATVAELDLAGFFLTASEVTDYCRAHGILAAGRGSAAGSVLCFLLGITLSDPLRHNLLFERFLHTGRTSMPDVDIDIASSRRDQVLRWVEERWGLAGAGEAMVANRITYRLPSAVQDLGRALGLPPELRDRLSRALGRDYRHHRPHRAREAESMFTEVLGEAPVKEALLNLLERIEPRFVRHLAPHSGGVVLSREALTAYSPLTRSSGGIRMLTFDKDDVERLGLIKLDLLGLRMLGALERAREEVLRLTGQWLPYGELPDDPAVWREIGTGDTMALFQIESPAQVQMTARLQPKDMTQLAHQIALIRPGPIQSGTVHPYVRRARGEEPIPELPEPLATILAPTHGTLLFQEQILRIAVHYAGMTWPEADRFRSRLSKVENEAEKAQLRQAFVDGAAATTGAFPWEAEAVFETCAAFRGYGFAESHAHAFAAHSYASAYLRRHYPAAYFAAFLTEASGMWPASTIAGEARRRGVRLAPVCINRSGVNYRAETAQVVRVPLCAVAGVSEDTARLIVQERLVGGKFLSVEDCYDRVALTKDALEALVKAGAFDAVDRQKNRREAYYVLTTVAHARPPGTRALLAPDAQAPDLPQLDLDEQAALDLALTGTTATGRHPLDAHRARLRDLGCAALATLKHGATVWAAGVVVARQRPPTAKGFAFYVLEDATGRVQAVISPDLWEAHRALLRDARALIVQGQVTRLGRAVTLRVDRLAELPLRLGGEAAD